A window of Microbacterium luteolum contains these coding sequences:
- a CDS encoding M4 family metallopeptidase, whose product MSSTASFERHGVVPSYLLARLAESGRFPKAAAAARQTLTAGRPPFRARIDLSIDENGALVAQLSDAPNRTISDAGNTQQLPGAVVRTEDDGSVDDAAVNEAFDGLGATFEMLLSAFGRNSLDDAGAPLDATVHYGVDYDNAFWDGERMVFGDGDGEVFQDFTGSTTVIGHELAHGVVQHTANLEYQGQPGALNESIADVFGALTEQYSLGQTADKATWLIGAEIFTDAVEGKALRSMIEPGTAYDDDELGKDPQPAHMSGFVRTTEDNGGVHINSGIPNRAFALFAIDLGGNAWEAAGTVWYNALTGGLSSTATFTEFADATVAAATELGEETATAARRAWSTVGVYEDERVPSSD is encoded by the coding sequence ATGAGCAGCACAGCATCCTTCGAACGTCACGGGGTCGTCCCCTCCTATCTGCTCGCGCGCCTGGCCGAGTCGGGTCGCTTCCCCAAGGCCGCCGCCGCCGCGCGGCAGACGCTCACCGCCGGAAGGCCGCCGTTCCGTGCGCGCATCGACCTCTCGATCGACGAGAACGGCGCCCTCGTCGCGCAGCTCTCCGACGCGCCGAATCGCACGATCAGCGACGCGGGCAACACGCAGCAGCTCCCCGGCGCCGTCGTGCGCACGGAAGACGACGGCTCCGTCGACGACGCCGCCGTGAACGAGGCCTTCGACGGTCTCGGGGCGACGTTCGAGATGCTCCTCTCCGCGTTCGGCCGCAACTCCCTCGACGACGCCGGTGCTCCCCTCGACGCGACCGTGCACTACGGCGTCGACTACGACAACGCGTTCTGGGACGGCGAGCGCATGGTCTTCGGCGACGGCGACGGAGAGGTGTTCCAGGACTTCACCGGTTCCACGACGGTCATCGGGCACGAGCTCGCCCACGGCGTCGTGCAGCACACCGCGAACCTCGAGTACCAGGGGCAGCCCGGTGCGCTCAACGAATCCATCGCCGACGTGTTCGGCGCCCTGACCGAGCAGTACTCCCTGGGGCAGACGGCCGACAAGGCGACCTGGCTCATCGGCGCCGAGATCTTCACGGATGCCGTCGAGGGCAAGGCGCTGCGCTCGATGATCGAGCCCGGCACGGCCTATGACGACGACGAGCTGGGCAAGGATCCGCAGCCGGCGCATATGAGCGGCTTCGTCCGCACCACGGAAGACAACGGCGGGGTGCACATCAACTCCGGCATCCCCAACCGGGCGTTCGCGCTGTTCGCGATCGATCTCGGCGGCAACGCCTGGGAGGCCGCGGGCACCGTCTGGTACAACGCCCTCACCGGCGGGCTCTCGAGCACCGCGACCTTCACCGAATTCGCCGACGCCACCGTGGCCGCGGCGACCGAGCTGGGCGAAGAGACCGCCACAGCCGCTCGACGCGCGTGGAGCACCGTGGGAGTCTATGAAGATGAGCGAGTCCCCTCCTCCGACTGA
- a CDS encoding protealysin inhibitor emfourin: protein MSESPPPTDVRVVIAIVRSGGIAGIRRQWRVEAEAPDADDWIALIDRCPWDQETDAAPGADCFVWTIRARTPSERRERDLSDAEVDGPWRALVDAVREASKRTE, encoded by the coding sequence ATGAGCGAGTCCCCTCCTCCGACTGATGTCCGCGTCGTGATCGCGATCGTGCGCTCCGGCGGCATCGCCGGCATCCGTCGCCAATGGCGGGTCGAGGCCGAGGCACCAGACGCTGACGACTGGATCGCCCTCATCGACCGCTGCCCCTGGGATCAGGAAACGGATGCCGCACCCGGCGCTGACTGCTTCGTGTGGACCATCCGCGCGCGCACTCCCTCCGAACGACGAGAGCGCGACCTGAGCGACGCCGAGGTCGACGGCCCGTGGCGGGCTCTGGTCGACGCCGTGCGCGAAGCGTCCAAGCGCACCGAATGA
- a CDS encoding ribonuclease H family protein → MTITAAADGSALGNPGPNGWAWYIDDDNWAAGGSPHGTNNQGELQAVLELLKATAGTDEKLHIWCDSRYVIDSVTKWMPGWKRKGWRKSDGGPVLNRDLLEGIDEAMRGRDVQFSWVKGHAGDDLNEAADERANAAATAYKNKQEPRRGPGFTRASEAGAAVAASAPIAASAAPPAAPAAPAAPAAAEPLWAEASDLLDGLDAPVDDPIEVRLALSGDEHARLRDRAEAQGVSLEEALRRLI, encoded by the coding sequence ATGACGATCACCGCCGCCGCAGACGGCTCCGCCCTGGGCAATCCCGGCCCCAACGGGTGGGCCTGGTACATCGACGACGACAACTGGGCGGCGGGTGGTTCACCGCACGGCACGAACAACCAGGGCGAGCTGCAGGCCGTACTCGAGCTGCTGAAGGCGACCGCCGGCACCGACGAGAAGCTGCATATCTGGTGCGACAGCCGCTACGTGATCGACTCGGTGACGAAGTGGATGCCCGGGTGGAAGCGCAAGGGATGGCGCAAGTCCGACGGCGGGCCCGTCCTCAACCGCGATCTGCTCGAAGGCATCGATGAGGCCATGCGCGGACGCGACGTGCAGTTCTCCTGGGTGAAGGGCCACGCGGGCGACGATCTGAACGAGGCCGCAGACGAACGGGCGAACGCTGCGGCGACCGCGTACAAGAACAAGCAGGAGCCGCGCCGCGGCCCGGGATTCACCCGCGCATCGGAAGCCGGGGCGGCTGTCGCGGCATCCGCACCGATCGCGGCGAGCGCGGCGCCCCCGGCTGCCCCGGCGGCTCCTGCGGCACCCGCTGCTGCTGAGCCCCTCTGGGCCGAGGCATCCGATCTGCTCGACGGTCTCGACGCCCCCGTCGACGACCCGATCGAGGTGCGACTCGCACTCTCCGGCGACGAGCACGCCCGCCTGCGCGATCGCGCAGAGGCGCAGGGCGTCTCTCTCGAAGAGGCGCTCCGCCGCCTCATCTGA
- a CDS encoding DoxX family protein: MSTPARTIGRIFLGSSLVFAGVSHLTVAREEFQAQVPESLPLDPDVTVVASGVVEIALGSALLLARRRRGLVGVIAALFFVAVFPGNLAQWMHHRDGFGLDTEMKRFVRLFFQPVLVVLALWSTRSPRR; this comes from the coding sequence ATGTCGACTCCCGCCCGCACCATCGGCCGCATCTTCCTGGGTTCGTCCCTCGTCTTCGCCGGGGTCTCGCACCTGACGGTCGCTCGTGAGGAGTTCCAGGCGCAGGTGCCCGAGTCGCTGCCGCTCGACCCCGACGTGACCGTGGTGGCCTCGGGTGTCGTCGAGATCGCGCTGGGTTCGGCCCTGCTGCTCGCGCGCCGCCGCCGCGGCCTGGTCGGCGTCATCGCCGCCCTGTTCTTCGTCGCCGTGTTCCCGGGCAACCTTGCCCAGTGGATGCATCACCGCGACGGCTTCGGGCTCGACACCGAGATGAAGCGCTTCGTGCGCCTGTTCTTCCAGCCCGTGCTCGTCGTGCTGGCACTCTGGTCGACCCGCAGCCCCCGCCGCTGA
- a CDS encoding Pr6Pr family membrane protein yields the protein MDGDATVKARTVFGVLRLGAAAICLISLIHRLSWGLASNTIASQNFFAYLTNQSNIAFVVLLIIAGVIALRRTEDPRWLTVALALVLSWTITAGIVFAVMVWQGGERGIRIDVPWSDQVLHFWLPACTIAAWALAPGHRSVPWRVVPIALAYPLLWGAFTLWRGPLIGWYPYYFLDPRQVSGPVEFLTFSAVALAVFALVASGLVLISRMPTRKEWRDPAPDDAGEHADGDRGELALSARQGA from the coding sequence ATGGACGGTGACGCGACGGTGAAGGCCCGCACGGTCTTCGGCGTGCTCCGCCTCGGTGCGGCCGCCATCTGCCTGATCTCGTTGATCCACCGACTGAGCTGGGGTCTCGCGTCGAACACGATCGCCAGTCAGAACTTCTTCGCCTACCTGACGAACCAGTCGAACATCGCCTTCGTGGTGCTGCTGATCATCGCGGGCGTGATCGCGCTGCGGCGCACGGAGGACCCGCGCTGGCTCACGGTCGCGCTCGCGCTGGTGCTCTCCTGGACGATCACCGCCGGCATCGTGTTCGCCGTGATGGTCTGGCAGGGCGGCGAGCGCGGCATCCGCATCGACGTGCCGTGGTCGGATCAGGTGCTGCACTTCTGGCTTCCGGCGTGCACGATCGCGGCCTGGGCGCTGGCGCCCGGTCATCGCTCCGTGCCGTGGCGGGTCGTGCCGATCGCCCTGGCCTACCCGCTCCTCTGGGGTGCGTTCACCCTCTGGCGCGGCCCCCTGATCGGCTGGTACCCGTACTACTTCCTCGACCCGCGGCAGGTCAGTGGGCCCGTGGAGTTCCTCACCTTCTCCGCCGTGGCGCTCGCGGTCTTCGCGCTGGTCGCCTCGGGACTCGTGCTGATCAGCCGGATGCCGACACGGAAGGAGTGGCGCGATCCCGCTCCCGACGATGCGGGTGAGCACGCGGACGGCGATCGCGGCGAGCTGGCGCTGAGCGCGCGTCAGGGCGCGTAG
- a CDS encoding flavin monoamine oxidase family protein, with protein sequence MRITRRTLLMGAGVGAVSVLLASCTPDPEPTPTPTPTREPQPQPGVPEPSARLRSSWTTDPFSYGAVSFTPVGVLAETRSQLARPVVDRVFFAGEATDVDEPGTMRGAIRSGARAADEVEDLAEAGERIAVIGAGLAGATVAARLAAADMQVTVFEARDRIGGRVHSVVDDSWPMPVQLGAWLFGEGDDDLRERMEAWEIGTVDLAPEQWHTPDGDADPVDPQPLQAAIAAAQAAPADVALSDALVEAGADPEDPSTAALLAYLATRAGADAAELSSWFPPLLPAAPVAGARDDLTPLVEDALDGVEVSLSSPISRLAYDDAGVSVRLGTGEALSFDRVIVTVPLGVLQEQDLEFDPPLPFVNRTAIGTLGMGRIETIWLQFDEPFWDTEAAIWHTVGADVGIRTWINLRPATGENILVGIVGGAAAEEFADLDDTEALESAMESLAIYAP encoded by the coding sequence ATGAGGATCACGCGCCGCACTCTGCTCATGGGCGCCGGAGTCGGCGCCGTCTCGGTGCTCCTGGCGTCGTGCACACCCGATCCGGAGCCGACGCCGACCCCGACGCCGACCCGCGAGCCGCAACCGCAACCGGGTGTGCCGGAGCCTTCCGCCCGCCTCCGCAGTTCCTGGACCACCGATCCGTTCTCCTACGGCGCCGTGAGCTTCACCCCGGTCGGCGTGCTCGCCGAGACCCGGTCGCAGCTCGCCCGTCCGGTCGTCGATCGCGTGTTCTTCGCCGGCGAGGCCACGGATGTCGACGAGCCCGGCACGATGCGCGGTGCGATCCGCTCGGGTGCTCGGGCGGCGGATGAGGTCGAAGACCTTGCGGAGGCAGGCGAACGCATCGCCGTCATCGGCGCGGGCCTCGCGGGTGCGACGGTGGCAGCGCGTCTCGCGGCGGCTGACATGCAGGTCACGGTCTTCGAGGCGCGGGATCGCATCGGCGGCCGGGTCCATTCGGTTGTCGACGACTCCTGGCCGATGCCCGTGCAGCTCGGCGCATGGCTCTTCGGCGAGGGCGACGACGACCTCCGCGAGCGCATGGAGGCGTGGGAGATCGGGACCGTCGATCTCGCCCCCGAGCAGTGGCATACCCCCGACGGTGATGCCGATCCGGTGGATCCGCAACCGCTGCAGGCAGCGATCGCAGCGGCGCAGGCCGCGCCCGCCGATGTCGCGCTGTCCGACGCGCTCGTCGAGGCGGGCGCAGACCCCGAGGACCCGTCGACGGCGGCGCTCCTCGCCTACCTCGCGACAAGGGCGGGCGCGGATGCCGCAGAGCTCTCCAGCTGGTTCCCGCCGCTGCTGCCTGCGGCTCCCGTGGCGGGTGCGCGCGATGATCTCACTCCTCTCGTCGAGGATGCCCTCGACGGAGTCGAGGTCTCGCTCTCCTCGCCGATCAGCCGGCTCGCCTACGACGACGCCGGGGTCAGTGTGCGGCTCGGCACGGGGGAGGCGCTGTCCTTCGACCGCGTGATCGTCACGGTGCCGCTCGGCGTGCTGCAGGAGCAGGACCTCGAGTTCGACCCTCCGCTCCCGTTCGTCAACCGCACCGCGATCGGCACCCTCGGTATGGGGCGCATCGAGACCATCTGGCTGCAGTTCGACGAGCCGTTCTGGGACACGGAAGCCGCGATCTGGCACACGGTGGGCGCCGACGTCGGCATCCGCACCTGGATCAATCTGCGTCCCGCGACGGGCGAGAACATCCTCGTCGGGATCGTCGGTGGCGCGGCGGCGGAGGAGTTCGCCGACCTCGACGACACCGAGGCTCTCGAGTCGGCGATGGAATCGCTCGCGATCTACGCGCCCTGA
- a CDS encoding SRPBCC family protein, translated as MPVTDVITDTDNLTMTVVADFAAPVERVWSAYSDPRQLERFWGPPGWPATFGEWDHTVGGHAVYTMNGPRGERSSGSWEFLAIEAPHRFEVLDSFVDEDGKPLEGFPAQRMSFDFESTAEGTRMVTTSHFASVEAIEQVVSMGQVEGIKMAMSQLDAVLEDLRDYAQGKGTNVELLDDTHVRITRLVEGPRELVWRAHNEPELMKQWLLGPDGWEMTECVVATEVGQTYRTSWAPIGDTEGQAFGFEGEALLIDGPRRSVQTERMVGMPVETLNDLNLYEEDGATLITLFIEYPDKETRDMILATGMADGMETSYARLEKELLAV; from the coding sequence ATGCCTGTCACCGACGTCATCACCGACACCGACAACCTGACCATGACGGTCGTGGCCGATTTCGCCGCCCCCGTCGAGCGGGTCTGGAGCGCCTACAGCGACCCGCGCCAGCTCGAGCGCTTCTGGGGCCCTCCCGGATGGCCGGCGACCTTCGGCGAATGGGATCACACGGTCGGCGGGCACGCCGTCTACACGATGAACGGCCCGCGCGGCGAGCGTTCATCGGGATCATGGGAGTTCCTCGCGATCGAGGCGCCGCACCGCTTCGAGGTGCTCGACTCGTTCGTCGACGAGGATGGCAAGCCGCTCGAGGGATTCCCGGCACAGCGGATGTCGTTCGACTTCGAGTCGACCGCCGAGGGCACCCGCATGGTGACGACGAGCCACTTCGCGTCGGTCGAGGCCATCGAGCAGGTCGTCTCCATGGGCCAGGTCGAGGGCATCAAGATGGCGATGTCGCAGCTCGACGCCGTGCTGGAGGACCTCCGCGACTACGCGCAGGGCAAGGGCACGAACGTTGAGCTCCTCGACGACACCCATGTCCGCATCACCCGCCTGGTCGAAGGACCGCGCGAACTGGTCTGGCGAGCCCACAATGAGCCCGAGCTCATGAAGCAGTGGCTGCTCGGCCCCGACGGCTGGGAGATGACGGAGTGCGTCGTCGCCACCGAGGTCGGCCAGACCTACCGCACCTCGTGGGCTCCGATCGGCGACACCGAGGGCCAGGCGTTCGGGTTCGAGGGCGAAGCGCTGCTGATCGACGGTCCGCGAAGGTCGGTGCAGACTGAGCGGATGGTCGGGATGCCGGTCGAGACGCTCAACGACCTCAACCTGTACGAGGAGGACGGCGCGACGCTCATCACACTCTTCATCGAGTACCCCGACAAGGAGACGCGCGACATGATCCTCGCCACCGGCATGGCCGACGGCATGGAGACCTCGTACGCGCGACTCGAGAAGGAGCTGCTCGCCGTCTGA
- a CDS encoding ArsR/SmtB family transcription factor: protein MVAQRELSEAEVDRVFHALATSTRRDILRRTIEREQSVSTLASEYEMSFAAVQKHVAVLEAANLIVKRAEGRERLVRANPEMIARARALLARYEELWRSRIARLDDLLASPSTSSGTQREDTHKKNDRPEERD, encoded by the coding sequence ATGGTTGCACAAAGAGAATTGAGCGAAGCGGAGGTCGACCGTGTGTTCCACGCATTGGCGACGTCGACCCGGCGTGACATCCTGCGCCGGACGATCGAGCGGGAGCAGTCCGTCTCGACCCTCGCCTCCGAATACGAGATGTCGTTCGCCGCGGTACAGAAGCACGTCGCCGTGCTCGAAGCCGCGAACCTCATCGTCAAGCGCGCCGAGGGACGCGAGCGGCTCGTCCGCGCGAACCCCGAGATGATCGCCCGTGCCAGGGCGCTCCTCGCCCGATACGAAGAGCTGTGGCGGTCGCGCATCGCCCGACTCGACGACCTGCTGGCGTCCCCTTCGACAAGCTCAGGGACCCAGCGAGAAGACACCCACAAGAAGAACGACCGACCTGAGGAAAGAGACTGA
- a CDS encoding TetR/AcrR family transcriptional regulator gives MPPQTRRIATSARGARRKEQIVSAALELFASGGYRGTGITEVADQVGITEPAVLYHFGTKVGLLRAVVEQHAGVSRSFAADVADLGGLAGLREIPGFTRRSIEEPALIKLFAVLLAENFESDAPAHDFFVEHYRALRVSVAALIEAGQERGEIRSDVDPTLKAIEILGALDGIANQWLLDPDEVDFAACIDSYVTALERDLTR, from the coding sequence GTGCCCCCGCAGACTCGACGCATCGCCACGTCCGCCCGGGGCGCCCGCCGCAAGGAGCAGATCGTGAGTGCGGCGCTCGAACTCTTCGCGAGCGGCGGCTACCGCGGCACCGGCATCACCGAGGTCGCCGATCAGGTCGGCATCACGGAACCCGCCGTCCTCTACCACTTCGGAACGAAGGTCGGACTGCTGCGCGCTGTCGTCGAGCAGCACGCCGGCGTCAGTCGCTCCTTCGCCGCCGACGTCGCCGACCTCGGTGGTCTCGCCGGACTCCGCGAGATCCCCGGGTTCACGCGGCGCAGCATCGAGGAGCCCGCGCTGATCAAGCTCTTCGCCGTGCTCCTCGCCGAGAACTTCGAATCCGATGCGCCGGCGCACGACTTCTTCGTGGAGCACTACCGTGCGCTCCGCGTCAGTGTCGCAGCCCTCATCGAGGCCGGTCAGGAGCGCGGCGAGATCCGCAGCGATGTGGACCCGACGCTGAAGGCGATCGAGATCCTCGGCGCCCTCGACGGCATCGCGAACCAGTGGCTGCTCGACCCCGACGAGGTCGACTTCGCCGCCTGTATCGACTCCTACGTCACCGCACTGGAGCGCGACCTGACCCGCTGA